One window of the Triticum dicoccoides isolate Atlit2015 ecotype Zavitan chromosome 3B, WEW_v2.0, whole genome shotgun sequence genome contains the following:
- the LOC119279740 gene encoding pentatricopeptide repeat-containing protein At4g11690-like, with amino-acid sequence MTSKWKVSEDTLPQTNWKWPCAGELRSALAHLARGAKAGDGELDVAACTALVHACCRTGDLAEARRVFGAMPRLGLAPNEVTFTALIHGHFVRGRRDEGFALFEEMRRGGVEPNIYTYNVLVGEWCRTGEFEGARRLFDEMPVKGVARNAVSYNTLIAGLCRHGKMKDAARLLEMMRKEGIRPSIVTFNLLVDGYGKAGQMSNAVHFSNQIRAAGYQPNTLTYNALIAGFCRARDIARANRAFSDMKERGLTPTNVTYTILIDALARGGDMDKAFEMFADMEKAGLEVDVRTYGVLVHALCMEGKMKDARKLFQSMEEKGVKANGVIYDMMIFGYGREGNSYKAMKLITEMRKNGLVPNIASYGLTIRSLCNDGKCPEAEALIKDMVRAGLQPNESVSQALLNAKARQGSSTSNFFT; translated from the exons ATGACGTCGAAGTGGAAGGTCTCTGAG GACACATTACCTCAAACGAACTGGAAATG GCCGTGCGCCGGCGAGCTGCGGTCAGCGCTAGCGCATCTGGCCCGCGGCGCGAAGGCGGGCGACGGGGAGCTGGACGTGGCCGCGTGCACGGCGCTCGTCCACGCCTGCTGCAGGACCGGCGACCTGGCGGAGGCGCGGAGGGTGTTCGGCGCAATGCCGCGCCTGGGGCTGGCCCCGAACGAGGTCACCTTCACCGCCCTCATCCACGGACACTTCGTCCGCGGGCGCAGGGACGAGGGCTTCGCCCTGTTCGAGGAGATGAGGAGGGGCGGGGTCGAGCCAAACATCTACACCTACAACGTCCTGGTCGGGGAGTGGTGCAGGACGGGGGAGTTCGAGGGCGCCCGCCgcctgttcgacgaaatgcccgtGAAGGGCGTCGCCCGGAACGCCGTCAGCTATAACACCCTGATCGCGGGGCTGTGCAGGCACGGCAAGATGAAGGACGCTGCCCGGCTGCTGGAGATGATGCGGAAGGAGGGCATCCGTCCGAGCATCGTGACGTTCAACCTCCTTGTTGATGGGTATGGCAAGGCCGGGCAGATGTCCAATGCGGTGCATTTCTCCAACCAAATAAGGGCGGCCGGGTACCAGCCCAACACTCTGACGTACAATGCGCTCATTGCGGGCTTCTGCCGTGCTAGAGATATAGCCCGTGCAAACAGGGCATTCTCTGACATGAAGGAGCGAGGACTGACACCCACAAATGTGACCTACACCATACTGATTGATGCATTGGCCCGAGGCGGTGACATGGACAAAGCTTTTGAGATGTTTGCAGACATGGAGAAGGCTGGTTTAGAGGTGGATGTGCGCACTTACGGTGTTCTGGTGCATGCCCTCTGCATGGAAGGGAAAATGAAGGACGCCAGGAAGCTGTTCCAGTCGATGGAGGAGAAAGGTGTTAAGGCGAACGGTGTGATCTATGACATGATGATTTTTGGCTATGGACGAGAAGGGAACTCTTACAAGGCTATGAAATTAATCACGGAGATGAGGAAGAATGGCTTGGTTCCAAATATCGCTAGCTATGGCCTGACGATCCGTAGTCTTTGTAATGATGGTAAATGTCCGGAAGCTGAAGCTCTTATCAAGGACATGGTGCGAGCTGGTCTACAACCAAACGAATCGGTCTCCCAAGCACTACTGAATGCCAAGGCAAGACAGGGAAGCTCGACCAGTAACTTTTTTACCTAG
- the LOC119277562 gene encoding transcription factor MYB3R-2-like, producing the protein MGAMAEAEHEGCVENRQPLAASSESVSEGSSYGGAGGPARMSPPVSGSVNSISGLRRTSGPIRRAKGGWTLQEDETLRKAVETFNGRSWKKIAEFFPDRTEVQCLHRWQKVLNPELIKGPWTQEEDDKIIDLVKKYGPTKWSVIARSLPGRIGKQCRERWHNHLNPDIRKDAWTAEEEQALINAHREYGNKWAEIAKVLPGRTDNSIKNHWNSSLRKKLDVYGTRNILAIPRLVGHDDFKDKQKPVASEGHLDLNTVPGITSKNLPEIAHHSNFSSHLQSYKLDHAKAGSGFLSISFLPTVQPLTSSEVSSVVNGSAVTLAAQGLESDSVRDKALEIVSVHEKGLKVDSTLDTLREPGSTQLEAVPAKGEESSLKNDAQSSLGPLCYQIPNMNDVAPASSSLFSEHQTVHQTSEHCRNGALSPNGCTTPTKGTMSVQLSVDSILKIAADSFPVTPSILRRRKRERPTPASDLKFGEPNTDSFYTPAGKRPTTDTPESFRTASFLSLGSLDGLSSSARGFDVSPPYRIRAKRMCLTKAVEKQLDFSSNGLGTCGSEVLNSPHQNSQSTHSLGEASIMKEKELNGHAIQLETQTKNIAYTTNMDVT; encoded by the exons ATgggggccatggcggaggcggaGCACGAGGGCTGCGTGGAGAACCGGCAGCCCCTCGCGGCGTCGAGCGAGTCGGTGTCCGAGGGCAGCAGCTATGGCGGTGCCGGTGGGCCCGCGCGGATGTCGCCgcccgtgtccggctcggtgaattCCATCTCCGGTCTCAG GCGAACAAGTGGGCCTATAAGGAGAGCGAAGGGTGGCTGGACATTACAAGAG GATGAAACATTGCGGAAGGCAGTTGAAACTTTCAATGGTAGAAGCTGGAAGAAAATAG CTGAATTCTTTCCGGATAGGACAGAGGTACAATGTTTACATCGATGGCAGAAGGTTCTTAACCCTGAACTCATCAAAGGTCCTTGGACTCAAGAG GAAGATGATAAAATTATTGATCTTGTAAAGAAGTATGGACCAACAAAATGGTCCGTCATTGCAAGGTCACTACCTGGACGTATAGGCAAGCAATGTCGAGAGAG GTGGCATAATCATCTGAATCCAGACATACGGAAAGATGCTTGGACTGCCGAGGAGGAACAGGCACTGATTAATGCCCATCGGGAATATGGGAATAAATGGGCAGAAATAGCAAAAGTTCTTCCTGGAAG GACTGATAATTCTATAAAGAATCATTGGAATAGTTCTTTGAGAAAGAAGTTAGATGTCTATGGCACCAGAAATATTTTGGCAATTCCAAGACTAGTTGGTCATGATGACTTCAAGGATAAACAGAAGCCGGTGGCTTCTGAGGGCCATCTTGATCTGAACACAGTGCCGGGCATCACTTCAAAAAACCTGCCTGAAATAGCTCATCATTCTAATTTTAGCTCACATCTACAGTCATACAAACTGGATCATGCCAAGGCCGGCTCAGGGTTCCTATCCATTTCTTTTTTACCAACTGTGCAGCCACTAACTTCATCTGAAGTGTCATCAGTGGTCAATGGCTCTGCTGTTACTTTAGCGGCACAaggtctggaaagtgattctgttCGTGACAAGGCTTTGGAAATTGTTTCTGTTCATGAAAAGGGACTCAAGGTTGATTCCACACTTGATACCCTGAGGGAACCTGGTAGCACTCAGCTAGAGGCTGTACCAGCTAAAGGTGAAGAATCATCTTTGAAGAATGACGCACAGTCTAGCCTTGGTCCTCTTTGTTACCAGATTCCTAACATgaatgatgtagcccctgccagttcCTCACTCTTTTCTGAACATCAAACCGTGCATCAAACATCTGAGCATTGCAGGAATGGAGCACTATCCCCCAATGGTTGCACGACGCCAACGAAGGGAACAATGTCAGTCCAGTTAAGTGTTGATTCAATATTGAAGATTGCTGCTGACAGCTTCCCAGTCaccccttcaatattaagaagaagAAAACGAGAAAGACCGACACCTGCTAGTGATTTGAAGTTTGGTGAACCGAACACTGATAGCTTTTACACCCCTGCTGGGAAGCGCCCTACTACAGACACCCCAGAGTCATTTAGAACTGcttcctttctgtcactgggttctCTTGATGGGCTATCGAGTTCTGCAAGGGGCTTTGATGTTTCACCTCCATACCGGATAAGGGCAAAGAGAATGTGTCTCACAAAAGCTGTTGAGAAACAACTAGATTTTTCATCAAATGGATTGGGCACTTGTGGTTCTGAGGTCCTGAACTCACCTCACCAGAATTCTCAAAGCACACATAGTTTAGGTGAAGCCTCAATAATGAAGGAAAAGGAACTTAACGGGCATGCTATCCAGCTGGAAACTCAAACCAAGAACATAGCGTATACGACAAACATGGATGTAACCTAA
- the LOC119281708 gene encoding floral homeotic protein AGAMOUS-like yields the protein MVGRAAAPKRRAGNGRQKIAIRRIEKKDARQVCFAKRRQGLFNKANELAVLCGAQVAAVTFSDGGKAFSFGHPSAEAVIDRFVAGGSALVQAADDDNELKKLHLLHGELRTQLKEVKAQKGCVEEAMAKERAAGDQIAAWLNPELGDMGEEEMMAFAAELMVARAAISDRAYQVLLEAQNVSRMLQAPPPPQQQLFGGSTFEFGSSSSGNAGMGMQQMQMVMPSTQGFTVGMHMHQTLMEMSPPSGLAYGVDMQQTLMSIPPSPVFGAGMEMQQMVMAMQQQPQPVFAAETEMQQMTMAIPSQPEFPVGMGMPSPPGVAAGMKMAQQGPGPNMGFPY from the coding sequence ATGGTCGGGCGAGCAGCGGCGCCAAAGCGGAGGGCTGGCAATGGGCGGCAGAAGATCGCCATCCGGCGGATCGAGAAGAAGGACGCCCGGCAGGTATGCTTCGCTAAGCGCCGCCAGGGCCTGTTTAACAAGGCCAACGAGCTGGCGGTGCTGTGCGGCGCCCAGGTGGCCGCCGTCACCTTCTCGGACGGCGGAAAGGCCTTCTCCTTTGGGCACCCCTCCGCCGAGGCCGTCATCGACCGCTTCGTGGCGGGGGGGAGCGCGTTGGTCCAGGCCGCCGACGACGACAACGAGCTGAAGAAGCTGCACCTGCTGCACGGTGAGCTGCGCACGCAGTTGAAGGAGGTGAAGGCGCAGAAAGGGTGCGTGGAGGAGGCCATGGCAAAGGAGCGCGCCGCGGGGGATCAGATTGCGGCGTGGCTCAACCCCGAGTTGGGCGACATGGGGGAGGAGGAGATGATGGCCTTCGCCGCCGAGCTGATGGTGGCGCGGGCCGCCATCTCGGACCGCGCATACCAGGTGCTCTTGGAGGCGCAGAACGTCAGCCGCATGCTGCAGGCGCCCCCGCCGCCGCAGCAGCAGCTCTTCGGTGGTAGTACCTTTGAGTTtggcagcagcagcagtggcaaCGCTGGGATGGGGATGCAACAGATGCAGATGGTGATGCCTTCGACGCAGGGGTTCACCGTCGGGATGCATATGCACCAGACGCTAATGGAAATGTCTCCGCCGTCGGGCTTGGCCTACGGGGTGGATATGCAGCAGACGCTTATGTCGATCCCTCCATCGCCCGTTTTTGGCGCAGGGATGGAGATGCAGCAGATGGTTATGGCGATGCAGCAGCAGCCGCAACCAGTGTTTGCCGCCGAGACGGAGATGCAGCAGATGACTATGGCGATACCGTCGCAGCCGGAGTTTCCTGTTGGGATGGGGATGCCTTCACCGCCGGGGGTCGCCGCCGGGATGAAGATGGCGCAGCAGGGGCCCGGGCCGAACATGGGCTTCCCTTACTGA